In a single window of the Serratia quinivorans genome:
- the azoR_3 gene encoding FMN-dependent NADH-azoreductase, with translation MSKVLVLKSSILAGYSQSNQLADFFVEQWASAHGNDTITVRDLAAQPIPVLDGELVGALRPSDTPLTPRQTEALALSDELIAELQANDTIVMAAPMYNFNIPTQLKNYFDLIARAGVTFRYTENGPEGLVKGKRAIILTSRGGIHKGTPTDLVEPYLRLFLGFIGITDVEFVFAEGIAYGPDVATKAQADAKAVLTQVVCRLMSLAGA, from the coding sequence ATGAGCAAAGTATTGGTTCTTAAATCAAGCATCCTGGCAGGTTACTCTCAGTCTAACCAACTGGCCGATTTCTTCGTTGAGCAATGGGCAAGCGCTCATGGCAACGACACTATCACCGTACGTGACCTGGCTGCACAGCCAATCCCGGTACTGGACGGTGAGCTGGTGGGTGCACTGCGCCCTTCCGATACGCCGCTGACCCCACGTCAGACCGAAGCGCTGGCCTTGTCCGACGAACTGATCGCTGAACTGCAGGCCAATGACACCATCGTTATGGCGGCACCGATGTACAACTTCAACATCCCGACCCAGTTGAAAAACTATTTCGACCTGATTGCCCGTGCCGGCGTCACCTTCCGTTACACCGAAAACGGCCCTGAAGGCCTGGTGAAAGGCAAACGCGCCATCATTCTGACCAGCCGCGGCGGCATTCATAAAGGCACCCCGACTGACCTGGTAGAACCTTACCTGCGTCTGTTCCTGGGCTTTATCGGCATCACCGACGTTGAGTTCGTGTTTGCGGAAGGCATCGCTTACGGCCCGGACGTCGCGACCAAAGCACAGGCCGACGCCAAGGCCGTGCTGACTCAGGTGGTTTGCCGCCTGATGTCCCTCGCTGGGGCGTAA